AGCTGCTGAAGAAGGTTCTCGATTCCTACCTTTCAGAGTTAAGACTCGAGATCCGCGAAACAAAAGGTGACAAGAAGTCTCTCCATGAAGAAGAAGACCTCGTCAAAGGGCTCCTGAAAAGAGTATCCGAACTAAAATAAAACCGCCTTCGCTCTGAAGTCCCCCTTACCGCGGGGGCTTCAGACTAAATCCCCTTTTGATCCATTAAATGGGCCAGATCGGCCACCCGGCAGGAATAACCCCATTCGTTGTCATACCAGGCCACTATCTTGGCCATGTTGCCCTGCAGTACCTGGGTGAACTCCAGGTCGACGATGGAAGAATGTTCATTCCCTTTGAAATCCATGGAGACCAGCCGTTCTTCTTCACAAGCCATTATCCCTTTGAGGTGTGTTTGGGCCGCCTTTTTTAAGGCCTCCCGGAGTTCCCCGGTCTGGACCTCTTTTTTCAGTTCCACGGTCAGGTCCACTACGGAAACCGTCGGGGTGGGCACACGCAGGGAATAACCGTCAAGACGGCCGGCCAGTTCAGGGATTACCAGGGCCAAGGCCCTGGCCGCCCCGGTGGTGGTGGGAATGATATTCTGACCGGCAGCCCGGGCCCGCCGCAAATCCTTGTGGGGCAGATCCAGGATGCGCTGGTCATTGGTATAAGAATGGACGGTAACCATCATCCCCTTTTCAATCCCGAAGGCCTGGTGAACGACCAGGGTCGGCGGGGCCAGGCAGTTGGTGGTGCAGGAGGCATTGGAAACAATATGATGCTTTTTAGGATCATAAGCCTCCTGATTGACGCCCAGGACTATGGTCAGATCGACTTCTTTGGCCGGAGCGGAGATGATGACCTTCTTGGCCCCGGCTTCCAGATGGGCTGCGGCCTTGGGACCGGTGGTAAATAAACCGGTACTTTCAATAACGATTTGCACCCTTTCTTCATCCCAGGGGATGGCGGCCGGATCACGGTAGGCAAAGCAGGTGATGGGCTGGTTGTTGATATAAAAACGGTCTTTTTCAACAGCAATCTTGTCTGGAAACCGGCCGTAATTGGTGTCGTATTTGAAAAGGTGGGCATTGGTTTCCGTGTCAAAAAGATCATTTATCGCCACAACCTGCAAGGTCTTCGGATATTTTTCCAGGATGGCCTTTAAGACTTGTCGTCCAATGCGACCAAATCCATTTATACCAAGACGTATCATGATTCCTCCTTTTTAACCCGAATCATTCCGATCGAAAAAGTATTTATAATTCTTCTGTGCCCGCTGCCCCGGATTCAAGCCTTCCGGGGCAAACCTGGTGACGACTTCCCCTGGATTCCCGCCTGCACGGGAATGACGGGTTTTTCAATGGTCACCATAAGTAAACGATTAACATAAAACCGTTAATTGTCGTCCAGGCGGAATTTATAGGCGTTTAAAAGATCACAGTCGGTCTTCAGATTTTGATGGAGCCGGGCATTTTCAATGGCAATGGCGCTCAGACTGGCCACAGCCTCCAGGAACTGGCGGTCTTTATCGCTGAACTCATGGACCCTGTCAGTATAGACCCTTAAGACGCCGATGACCTTTTTCCCCACCCCTAAGGGAACCACGAGTACGGATTTGATCCCTTCCTCTTTGGCCCGTCCCCCATATTGAAAATTTTTGTCGGTCTGGGCATCTTTTATCCATATGGATTCCCCTTTGAGGGCCTTCCGATCCAGACCGCTTTTTTCCACCAGAACCGGTCCTTTCCGGATATAGCCGGTGGTCAGGCCATGGGTGGCGGCCAGGAGCAATTTTTTCTTTCGAGGGTCCAGAAGGCGTAAGGAACTGGCCTTGACCCCCATGGTTTCGGTTACACAGCGGACAATTTCCTCCAAAACCCGGGGAAGATCCAAGGAGACATTAATGACTTTGGCCACATTGTACAGGGCGGCAAAGTAATCCATTTTTTTCCCTTTCATCCATTCTCTCCTTTCAGCCATTGATAAATGTAATTGTAGCCGATGACCTTATTATTTCAAAGAAGATTATTGGGTGCTCATTGTTTTTTCCTGTAAAAAATGGTAAGGGAGATAAAGACAAAGGTAATTTGAATAAATTCTAAAATTCGAAAGTAAAAGATTCCCATTGATTTTTATCAAAGACCTCAAAGAAGGTAGGTATTTTCAGGCCGCTGACCGGAGCATCCTCTGTGAACTGATCCATCCCGATCGTGAGGGGGTCGCCCTTCAGATGGGGTTCAGCCTGGCCCATGCCATTGTCAAACCCGGAGAAAGCACCCTGCCCCATAAATTGAAAAGCTCGTCCGAGATTTATTATATCCTGGAGGGAGAAGGGATCATTCATATCGGGAATGAGTGGTCCGCTGTCCGAATGGGGCAGGCCGTTTATATCCCGCCTGATGCCCGACAATTTATACGGAATACGGGCCAAACCGATTTAACTTTTTTATGTCTGGTGTCTCCCCAGTGGAAAGAAGGAGATGAGGTGCTTGGTTAATTTTTAAATGAGGAGGGAAAGGCCATGCTGAAAAAAATAGTTTGGGGAATGGTTTTCGGTCTTTTATTCGGAAGTGGGGCTTGGGCCCAGGAGGCTGTCGTCGAATTTGAAGGGCGTTACTGGATGACCGATTTATCGGCCGTGGCCAAGGTAACCAAAGAGGGCCGGGGGACGGATGTCGACTTTAAATCGGATTTGAGGTTGGATGATAAAAGTTTCCCTTATGGCCGTTTTACCGTCTTTTTTAATCCCACCAACCGGTTGACCTTCATCTACACCCCAATCAGTTACAGTGCCGACACTATCCTCAAGCGGGATGTTCAGTTTGGAGGCCAGACTTATTCGGTCAACACCCGGGTGATTGGAGATCTGAAGGTGCAGTATCTCCAGCTTGGCTGGGCCTGCCAGTTTATCAATCTGGAAGGGGGAAAGATCAAATTGGGAACCCTGGTGGGAATCAAAGGGGCCTGGGGAGACGTTTCCCTGGCCGCCCCGGACCAGGTCCCTCCCATCAAGGAATCCCGGAGTTTTGCCGCTGCTCTGCCCACCCTGGGAGTCGCTTTAGATGTCAATCCGGCTCCTTTTTTGAATTTTTTTGCGGAGGTGTCCGGGCTCCCGGCTGGCCAGTATGGCTATATGTGGGAAGCCGAGGCCGGGGTCAGGGTCATCCCCTTTAAAAATTTCACCATCAGCGGCGGCTACCGTCTGTTTGATATTGAGGCCCGGGACGAACCGGACTTTGCCAAAATAAAATTAAGCGGCCCTTTTGTCGGGCTGTCTCTACGGTTCTAAATACTGACTAAATTTAAATTTCTCTGTTACACGTTCCTGGTTCCTCGTTACTCGTTTTAACCAGCAACCAGAAACCCGCAACGTGCAACGAACCGCCGTAACCCATAATAGTGAAAATATTTGAGATAAATTCGCAGAAACAGAGCGTAAGAATCGACGCCTCGTCCGGGAGTTTACCCGGAAGAGGTGCAGGAGGGAATGATGAGAAATAGACGCCTGATTTTTTTAGCTTCCCTTTTACTGCTTGTTACGGCTTTTCCTGTTGCGGCCCTGGAAAGGAAGGTAAGTTCCCAGGAGGACCAGGAGGCCTTAGAGATAACGGTTTACAACAGCAACCTGGGATTGGTTAAGGATCTACGACAGATAAAACTGGGTTCCGGTAAGCAGGAGCTCAAATTTATGGATGTGGCCGCCCAAATCATTCCCACCAGCGTCAGTATAAAATCCTTCCAGGAGACCAATCCCTTTTCCGTCCTGGAACAGAATTATGAATACGATCTGTTGAGCCCCAGGAAACTCCTGGACAAATACGTGGGCAAGGAGGTTAAACTCTTCACGAAGAATCCCTATACCGAGAGGGAGGAGATGGTTTCGGCCGTCCTGTTAGCCAACAACGAAAACCAGCCGGTCTTTCAAATCGGTCAGGATATTACTTTCAATCATCCGGGCAGGATCCTTTTTCCCGAAATACCCCCGGACCTTATTTCCAAACCCACCCTGATCTGGCTGCTGGATAATCAGATCACTACCCCTCAAAAGATAGAGGCCCTTTATTTGACCAATGGTCTCAACTGGAAATCGGATTATGTCCTGGTTCTCAATGAACAGGATACCCGGGCCGGCCTTTCAGGCTGGGTCACCATCGATAACAAAAGCGGCACCGCCTATCGAAATGCCAGGCTTAAATTAGTAGCCGGTGATATTCACCGGGTCAGGGAA
This DNA window, taken from Deltaproteobacteria bacterium, encodes the following:
- the gap gene encoding type I glyceraldehyde-3-phosphate dehydrogenase, which gives rise to MIRLGINGFGRIGRQVLKAILEKYPKTLQVVAINDLFDTETNAHLFKYDTNYGRFPDKIAVEKDRFYINNQPITCFAYRDPAAIPWDEERVQIVIESTGLFTTGPKAAAHLEAGAKKVIISAPAKEVDLTIVLGVNQEAYDPKKHHIVSNASCTTNCLAPPTLVVHQAFGIEKGMMVTVHSYTNDQRILDLPHKDLRRARAAGQNIIPTTTGAARALALVIPELAGRLDGYSLRVPTPTVSVVDLTVELKKEVQTGELREALKKAAQTHLKGIMACEEERLVSMDFKGNEHSSIVDLEFTQVLQGNMAKIVAWYDNEWGYSCRVADLAHLMDQKGI
- a CDS encoding DUF4139 domain-containing protein, whose protein sequence is MRNRRLIFLASLLLLVTAFPVAALERKVSSQEDQEALEITVYNSNLGLVKDLRQIKLGSGKQELKFMDVAAQIIPTSVSIKSFQETNPFSVLEQNYEYDLLSPRKLLDKYVGKEVKLFTKNPYTEREEMVSAVLLANNENQPVFQIGQDITFNHPGRILFPEIPPDLISKPTLIWLLDNQITTPQKIEALYLTNGLNWKSDYVLVLNEQDTRAGLSGWVTIDNKSGTAYRNARLKLVAGDIHRVREDLIRTKKALVAAGALAPPQFKEEAFFEYHIYTLERKTTLKENQTKQISLLSVQQIPVTKEFIYRGSEYYYRSKQGEALSNQKVGVFILFANSKENHLGIPLPKGTVRAYKQDKDGSLQLIGEDTIDHTPKDEKIRLKLGEAFDLKAERKQTHWEKIASDTYESAYEITLRNHKKEDVIIRVVEPLSGDWKVLEKSHPYSKLDVSTIAFEVSVPKNQESKLNYRVRIRF
- a CDS encoding GAF domain-containing protein produces the protein MKGKKMDYFAALYNVAKVINVSLDLPRVLEEIVRCVTETMGVKASSLRLLDPRKKKLLLAATHGLTTGYIRKGPVLVEKSGLDRKALKGESIWIKDAQTDKNFQYGGRAKEEGIKSVLVVPLGVGKKVIGVLRVYTDRVHEFSDKDRQFLEAVASLSAIAIENARLHQNLKTDCDLLNAYKFRLDDN
- a CDS encoding cupin domain-containing protein; the protein is MFIKDLKEGRYFQAADRSILCELIHPDREGVALQMGFSLAHAIVKPGESTLPHKLKSSSEIYYILEGEGIIHIGNEWSAVRMGQAVYIPPDARQFIRNTGQTDLTFLCLVSPQWKEGDEVLG